A genomic stretch from Engraulis encrasicolus isolate BLACKSEA-1 chromosome 10, IST_EnEncr_1.0, whole genome shotgun sequence includes:
- the mrgbp gene encoding MRG/MORF4L-binding protein isoform X1: protein MGEAEAIPADEKQADSGLGPTDESVIWNQEVEVCLFHAMLGHKPVGVNRHFHMICIRDKFSQNLGRQVSSKVIWEHLSTMYDMQALHESEILPFPNSEKAFALPDEIIQDVKEGGKPRSEDDVKEEFKEENEPTAVHEEGSNSSSTKTATEKPSVREKEGGRERPERGQGEAAAQPKEVVGEKRKRNRATEKVLSSSNPSSPGGVKRRRT from the exons ATGGGGGAAGCCGAGGCCATTCCCGCGGACGAGAAACAGGCTGATTCTGGCCTTGGTCCTACTGATGAGTCGGTAATATGGAACCAGGAGGTGGAAGTATGCCTTTTCCATGCTATGCTGGGTCACAAACCCGTTG GTGTGAACCGTCACTTTCACATGATCTGCATAAGGGACAAGTTCAGTCAGAACCTTGGTCGACAGGTGTCCTCGAAAGTCATCTGGGAGCACCTTAGCACCATGTATGACATGCAAGCGCTG CATGAGTCTGAAATCTTGCCTTTTCCTAATTCTGAAAAAGCCTTTGCGCTACCTGATGAGATCATTCAAGACGTGAAGGAAGGAG GAAAGCCGCGCTCAGAAGATGACGTGAAGGAGGAGTTCAAAGAGGAGAATGAACCAACTGCTGTGCATGAAGAAG GCAGCAACTCTTCCTCGACGAAGACAGCGACCGAGAAGCCGAGCGTccgggagaaggagggggggcgCGAGCGGCCCGAGAGGGGCCAGGGTGAGGCGGCCGCGCAGCCcaaggaggtggtgggggagaagaggaagaggaaccgGGCCACCGAGAAGGTGCTCAGCTCCAGCAACCCCTCCAGCCCCGGCGGGGTGAAGCGCCGGCGGACGTAA
- the mrgbp gene encoding MRG/MORF4L-binding protein isoform X2 — protein sequence MGEAEAIPADEKQADSGLGPTDESVIWNQEVEVCLFHAMLGHKPVGVNRHFHMICIRDKFSQNLGRQVSSKVIWEHLSTMYDMQALHESEILPFPNSEKAFALPDEIIQDVKEGGKPRSEDDVKEEFKEENEPTAVHEEGLGPSMAGQDIERQQLFLDEDSDREAERPGEGGGARAAREGPG from the exons ATGGGGGAAGCCGAGGCCATTCCCGCGGACGAGAAACAGGCTGATTCTGGCCTTGGTCCTACTGATGAGTCGGTAATATGGAACCAGGAGGTGGAAGTATGCCTTTTCCATGCTATGCTGGGTCACAAACCCGTTG GTGTGAACCGTCACTTTCACATGATCTGCATAAGGGACAAGTTCAGTCAGAACCTTGGTCGACAGGTGTCCTCGAAAGTCATCTGGGAGCACCTTAGCACCATGTATGACATGCAAGCGCTG CATGAGTCTGAAATCTTGCCTTTTCCTAATTCTGAAAAAGCCTTTGCGCTACCTGATGAGATCATTCAAGACGTGAAGGAAGGAG GAAAGCCGCGCTCAGAAGATGACGTGAAGGAGGAGTTCAAAGAGGAGAATGAACCAACTGCTGTGCATGAAGAAG GTCTGGGTCCCAGTATGGCTGGCCAGGATATTGAGAG GCAGCAACTCTTCCTCGACGAAGACAGCGACCGAGAAGCCGAGCGTccgggagaaggagggggggcgCGAGCGGCCCGAGAGGGGCCAGGGTGA